The following nucleotide sequence is from Phacochoerus africanus isolate WHEZ1 chromosome 6, ROS_Pafr_v1, whole genome shotgun sequence.
ATGGGTGGGTTACCCCCTAGGTTCTGCTCACAGTGCTACTGCTGGCTGGCAAAAATGAGAGGCTGGTATGAGGTGGAGACGGAGTCAGAATGCCAAGTCCACCGACACTTCAGCTGCGGGCAACTTGGATCCTCACTGCCACTAGCTATGGGTCTCCCTATTCAGTCCCTGCTGGTTTCTTGGTCTTTTGGCCAAAGAGAGCAGACTTTACTTCTGcttttcaatttacttttattttcttttgttgtttttgctcatGCTCGTTGACAGTTTCAGGATGAAGTTTGCTGGGCTCTCTAAATCCCAGTCTGGGTATTcaagagctaaaataaaatacttggggaCTCACTGTGTTAACAGTCTACAAGTCCTAAGGTCCCCATCCAGTCCATCTTATCCTTTTCACTATTCAGCATCTTTCTATGATTGTTGGGTTAGCTATTTCTATgttatttagttttattgaaagtgaagaagagagagatttgaatGTATAAAATTTTGTCTAGAAATTGAATAgattaaacttttgaaaaattggCAAACTGTTTACCCAAATGTGAAtacactttataatttttatatccttACAACTGTGTAGAGGTTGTGGTTTTTTCCAAATCTTCCCCCACActaataaaaccatttttttataCATTCTATTAGCTGTGTTACTAAAATCACACTGTGTTTTCTATTTGAATTTCCTATTGACCGATAACTTTTAGCAAGGTTTTAGGTGCTTATTACCCACCCGTATACattatttaagcatttttaaaatgttattctcaTTCTATTTATCTGTGACacttctgaatattttaatttaatcaaaCTATGTAGTCATCACATCAGTTGAAGTGCTGTACTACGGACAAGATGTTTTTTGCTCCAGGAACTGGAATACCAACCTTTCTTATTTTACGTGTTTCCCACATCTCTGCCTCCATAGCACTTTCTCTGATCACTCTATTCCTGTTCTTCTAtcttatttattcaatatttggGTCCTCAGCACATTGCAGTATAATTCACTCGTCATAAGCACCATCTTCTCTTCTCCACCAAAATATAAATCCCTGCCTGTAAGAAGATACTGTTCCTCATACTTGTATGATTTTGCCCATAGTACAGTCTTTAAACACTGTAAGCCCTTTTTAAATGCCCAGTGTTGActgaaaaatatgcacaacctaataGCTGATGGCCTTTCTAAGGACAATAGCCTAGGATACAGCTTTTCAGATAGTTCTGAGATACTGATCTGAGGAGGTAGGGGAGAAGCAGCTATATATAGAAGTTTTTGCTGGAAAAGAAACATACatttgaacatcaaaagattattcCTAagcatacaccaaaaaaaaaaaccctcagacaTCTCAAATCAATGATTTTAGTACATTTCTATGTATGAGAAGAGTCTGGaatcactgaaattattcctttggtaTTCATCTTAACTATTTAGGGCCAGTATCATGTTTTTCCTTGTTTGCCTCAAGGGGCATCCCTGTCAGGGTGGCGTttgtggctgatggcttgatggttTGAAGGTTAGATACATTGCTTATTTAATGGAACAGCAGGAAAAATTCTTTGTTTATGAAATGGAAGGCACTAATAGTTTTTGTCCACACCCGGAAAGGACTCTGACTTGAGGGAAAGAATGTGTTTAGGTGAAGGGAAGAGCAAATGGAGTGAGAATTAAGGATACAGTTTACAATCCttctaccaaaagaaaaataatgaggtaGCAGGAAGCCTTGGTTATGGGCAGAGTATGAACTCTGCAAGTTTGAAATCCCTAGAAATTCCCAGAAGAGTTTTGTACAAGTCACAAGTTACACAATGCCCCACAACTAATGAGACCAAATTACAAAGTTGAGTGAGAAAGTTCTCTTCCTACCTTTGATGAAGTAGAGAGAAATCCCTAAGGGTCTCTTAACCAGAACCAAACCTCTAGAGCTGAGGAACCTCAACCGCTGATGATAATCAGACAATATCTCTAAAGCGGTAGAAGGAAAGGCTCTAAACCATTGTAATTTAGGGACTGTTGGGAACTGATCATAGTGCATTGGGCTAGCCTCACATCTCacgttaaaacaaaaacaaaaacaaaaaaacactctaGAGCCATAGGAAGCTGAAGTGCAGAAAAGCACGAGCTCTTTCAACACTTCTCAGCTGAGGAAACTGACCCAGAAGGTTACAgggactttcccaaggtcactgaACTAGCAGTGACCAGTGATTTTCATGCTAAGTTGGTCTTTGACACTTTTGAGTGAACAAAGCATGCTTACAACAATGTGAAGACTGACTTGGAAGAATATAATTCTACCACTGAATTGGCTTTGGTGCTTTGATAAGATACACAAGGTAGGAAAATATTCTTGATggtttgactttcttttcttcgTGATTAATTGTCActaaattttctttgaattatccACTTATCTTTGACATTAGAGTGTGTTTCTTTTATCAGTGGATCTATATGCTAAATTAAAATTGAGACAAGGTGATTTACCAACAGTTTCAGAGGGCTGAGGGTAGGGAAGGGTATGGTACCCTCATTCCCTCCACAGACACACATATTCAGAATATGCCACAAGTAGAGGATTCTGACATTCATATTCTACTGCTGATGATTCACTGAGTAGGTATTTGGCACACCAGTTAGTAAGAACTAGAAAAGGAAAGATCTACTCTGGAGTTTGTATTACTTattctttgattttcaaaatgcttCTAAGTTTATCTATGGCTGTGAAAACAAATTTTCTAGTCCATCATGGGCCAGGGAGTGGGGGGCGGCCCCTAATACAACAGATAGAACCTATTGTGTGAAATCAGGCTGTTCTGAAAATAGAATGTTCGAAAGAGCTTGGGTTTTGCACCAAGGAGCTACTAAAACAACTTCTTATTTTGTCaatatattatctttgtcttttgggGAACTTAGTAAATCTTTTAGTTATGCAATCCATATAATTGTCTTTCTTATAGAGTTACTGTGAAGAGTCATGAGAATTAAAATTTAGTGTGTGAATATTTCTATTGGAGAAAGGAATTTTTCACACTATCTTAGGGACAAATAGAGGGCaatgttcttttctttaatatttcagaTCCTAGACAATTTCTCCAAGAGAAAATGACATTGGGCTTCTCATAATTGTCAGCCATTGTCGAAATATGGTCTGCAAATTCTTAAGAAGTCAACCATTAATTTTCACTCTTTAGATATTTACAGACAATATTATATGGAGCAGTTGCTCTGTCATATACAAACTGTATGTATTAACTACTTTGTAGTTTTTCCAAGGTTCAGAATCTGATCCAAATCTGAATTACATAATTCACCTAAATTCTTTCATCTGAACATGAATTAgagtattttctgtctttttttgtattaCCAGCTAACAAActctttttatctatttaatttagttttccactgtacagcatgggaaccaagttacacatacatgtttacataaattttcctcccattgtcatgttgtgAAGTAAGTGTCTCGACATAGTTCTCAgtactgcacagcaggatctcattgtaaatccattccaagagcaacagTTTGCATTATTACCTACATACACATAGTGTTTTgccaaactaaataaaaaaatctgttgacAATTATAAGTTTGATCAAATTGCAAATAATggagaatttaatatttattcgTTGCTTCTTTCCGATTTCAGGCATTCAAAGAATGAAGATCAATCACACAATTCTGAAAGAATTCATCCTTGTTGGCTTCTCTGTTTACCCACATGCACAGACATTCCTCTTTGTGGTTTTCTTCTGCCTCTACCTTCTCACCCTCACAGGGAACCTGGCCATCATGTATCTAACGTGGGTAGACAGGTGTCTCCACACTCCTATGTACCTCTTCCTTAGTGCACTCTCTTTCTCTGAGACCTGCTACACATTGACCATTATCCCCAAGATGCTCTCGCATCTCCTGACCAAGAACAGGGGCATTTCAGTCATAGGATGTGGCATgcagatgtatttcttcttgggaTTTGGTGGCACTCACAGTATCATTCTCACTTTGATGGGTTTTGATCGCTTCCTTGCCATCTGCAACCCTCTCAGATATCCACTGCTTATGACCAACGTGGTATGTGGGCAACTTGTGGCCTCTGCTTGGGTTGCTGGCTTCATTATCTCTATTACTGAGACTGCACTGATATTCAGGGGCTCTTTCTGTGGCCCCAACCTTGTCAAACACTTCTTCTGTCACATGCGGGCAGTGGTGAGGCTGTCCTGTCTAGACAGTGAACTCACTGAGCTCATTGTAACAGCAATCTCAGTGTCAGCCTTGACGGGCACCTTCCTGCTCATCATCCTCACTTATGTTTTCATTCTCTCCGCTGTCCTCAGGATCCCTTCAGCTGAGGGCAAGCAGAAGGCGTTTTCTACCTGTGCTTCCCACCTCACGGTGGTCATCATCCACTTTGGGTTTGCATCTATTGTCTATCTGAAGCCAGGAGCATCAGGGGGAGATGACGCAGTCATAGCAGTCCCTTACACTGTCGTTACTCCTTTCCTCAGCCCTCTCATTTTCAGCCTCAGGAATAAGGACATGAAGAGTGCTTTCAGAAAGGTGCTTGCAAAGACAAGTTCCTTGAATAAATAAACTTGGCTTATTGCTCCATTattgaatgtatatataattcaACAAGGCAGAGGCATTTACAGAGTAACCATTCTCTTTTCCGAGAGTTTGGCATGTGGGGAATCAAGTAACCTAGTCTTGGACCTATGACATAACAAGAATTTGCTTAGCATGTTGAGGAAGTTGTCCATGTTCCTCTACTTCTATATCTGTCCCTGCAGATTCCAGGCTGCAGCCAATAGGTCACTGGATGTCCTGCACTTATGAAGAAGTGTGAAAAGCatgtttgtggggaaaaaaacaacaaatgtgaAACTACACTAAGcgattattttaaatacataaaggTTGAAGAGTTTATCTAGGTAATTTTGCGAGGCACTGTGTGTGTCACCAAAGTGATAAATCATTTCTAAGAGGAGATATAGTATGTAGAAATTATCAACAGTCTATTTGTCTATttg
It contains:
- the LOC125128866 gene encoding olfactory receptor 10X1-like yields the protein MKINHTILKEFILVGFSVYPHAQTFLFVVFFCLYLLTLTGNLAIMYLTWVDRCLHTPMYLFLSALSFSETCYTLTIIPKMLSHLLTKNRGISVIGCGMQMYFFLGFGGTHSIILTLMGFDRFLAICNPLRYPLLMTNVVCGQLVASAWVAGFIISITETALIFRGSFCGPNLVKHFFCHMRAVVRLSCLDSELTELIVTAISVSALTGTFLLIILTYVFILSAVLRIPSAEGKQKAFSTCASHLTVVIIHFGFASIVYLKPGASGGDDAVIAVPYTVVTPFLSPLIFSLRNKDMKSAFRKVLAKTSSLNK